The Candidatus Peribacteria bacterium region ACGTGATTGTTAAGTCCGCGCTCATCCTCCTCTCTGCTCTGTAACGTTCGTGCGGTCGATGTGAGGTCGCTCACCGTACGCAGCCCCTTCTCTCCCCAGTGTTCCCCTTGGCCCTGTGCCTTGTTCGTGGAACCGGTACGGGGACTTCGTCAGGTCACGAGGAGAAACAAGAGACCAGAGCAAGGCAGAGAATCGAGGACTCCTCTCCTCAGTCAACCTTCATGTATAGGTAGCTCAATGTTATATTTATAACGTCGATAGCTACGAAGGACGACAAAACAAAAACAAAAAGGGCCCACGCAAGTGGCCTTTTTGTTATAAGAAGAAAATTGTTTCCACTTCCTCTCTCTCCAGTGGGAGTGTGGGCGGCAAGGAGAGGGTGGCCCGAAGGGCCGGAAGAGGCAATCTCTACTTCGTGACTCTCGTCATATACAGCCCCGTCTCCGTATTCACCTTGATGATGTCCCCTTCATTGATGAAGAGAGGCACGTTCACTTTAATGCCAGTTTCCAGCTTGGCAGGCTTGTTACCGCCAGTCGCTGTATCACCTTTCACACCCGGAATGGTTTCCACCACTTTGAGGTCGACTGTTGCCTTAAGCGTAATACCAATGGGCTTTTCTTCAAACACCAGTGCGTCCACTTCATTGCCATCCACCAGGTATCCGGCTCCATCACCAATTATCTCGGCGGGGAGATCGAATTGATCGTAGTTCTCACTGTCCATGAAGGTGAACAT contains the following coding sequences:
- the efp gene encoding elongation factor P — encoded protein: MYEITELKPGRAIQIDGEPFVVLTSVFGRKSQDKANMQCKLKNLKTGAIIARNFQGSEKIQPADVGRRRVQFLYSNDGMFTFMDSENYDQFDLPAEIIGDGAGYLVDGNEVDALVFEEKPIGITLKATVDLKVVETIPGVKGDTATGGNKPAKLETGIKVNVPLFINEGDIIKVNTETGLYMTRVTK